CGCGGTGCGCGGCACGAACACCACCATCCCATCGGCGCGCGCAACGCCATCGCCGCCGGCGGCGATCGAGTCGATGCGCAGCGATGCGACCGGCATCAGCCTTCCACCAACCCCTCGCGGCGCGCCGCCAGGCGCCACGCCGCGCGGTCGTCGACTGCCGCTCCGTTAGGCGCACCCGCGTGCACCGATGGCGCGCGGCGCACCCGCTCCTGCTCGGCCAACAGCGCGGCGGCGATGATCGCCGCCATCTCGCCCTCGGCCGGCGGCCGGCCGTTGGTAAGCGACGCCAGCCGCCGCTCCAACCACTGGATGTCGATCGCGCCGCGGCGGAACTCGTCGTCTTCCATCACCCGCAGATGAAAGTCGCGCGACGTCTCCACACCCTGGATCGTGAGCTCGAGCAGCGCGCGGTGCATCCGGGCAATCGCCGCGTCGCGCGTCGGCGCGTGCACGATGAGCTTGGCGAGCATCGGATCGTAGTGGAGGCCGACTTCGCTGCCCGCGCCGATGCCCCCGTCCCAGCGCACGCCCGGTCCGGACGGCAGCCGCAGGAACGAGATCCGGCCCGTCCCCGGCAGGAACCCGTTGGCCGGATCTTCGCTCGTGATCCGGCATTCGATCGCCCATCCGTTAGGCGAAATGTCCTCTTGCCGGAACGGCAGGCGCTCGCCGGCCGCGATGCGGATCTGCCACTGCACGATGTCGATGCCGGTGACGAGCTCGGTGACCGGGTGCTCCACCTGGAGCCGCGTGTTCATCTCCAGGAAATAGAACGCGCCCTGGGCGTCGAGCAGGAATTCGCACGTGCCGGCGTTGACGTAACCCGCCGCCTGCGCGGCGCGCACCGCGGTCTCACCCATGCGCCGCCGGAGCTCGGGGGTCACCGCGACGCTCGGCGCTTCCTCGAGCAT
This DNA window, taken from Gemmatimonadaceae bacterium, encodes the following:
- a CDS encoding acetyl-CoA carboxylase biotin carboxylase subunit; its protein translation is MRWWRSPRRSPDQLPNRHHPPPVFDTILIANRGEIALRIVRACRELGVASVAVYSDADAHAPHVLEADEAVRLGPPPSAESYLRADLLVAAAQRTGAQAIHPGYGFLAEREHFARAVRDAGLVFIGPSAEAIAAMGSKTEARRLAIAANVPVVPGTTESLRDAREAREIAERFGFPVLLKAAAGGGGKGMRVVREAGELASALDAARREAKNAFGDDAVYVEKYIAGPRHVEIQVLGDAHGTMLSLGERECSVQRRHQKMLEEAPSVAVTPELRRRMGETAVRAAQAAGYVNAGTCEFLLDAQGAFYFLEMNTRLQVEHPVTELVTGIDIVQWQIRIAAGERLPFRQEDISPNGWAIECRITSEDPANGFLPGTGRISFLRLPSGPGVRWDGGIGAGSEVGLHYDPMLAKLIVHAPTRDAAIARMHRALLELTIQGVETSRDFHLRVMEDDEFRRGAIDIQWLERRLASLTNGRPPAEGEMAAIIAAALLAEQERVRRAPSVHAGAPNGAAVDDRAAWRLAARREGLVEG